The Malus domestica chromosome 10, GDT2T_hap1 nucleotide sequence AAGGTTAAAAGGGGAGGACAGGCCAACAATGAAAGAAGTTGCCATGGAGCTTGAAGGAATGAGAATTACAGAAAAGCATGCATGGGGAAAAGCTGAAATTTGTTCAGAAGAGACTGAGTGCTTACTTGGGCCAGGTAACTCAGATGCTTATCCTGTGGATGTTAGAGCTGGTTCTAGTACTGGTACAACTATTGTGTATGACAGCATGCAGATCCAGATGTTAATTCCATATGATGATGGAAGATAATTCACTACTTCATATAATCAACATTGTCATCATTCTAGCCATAGTGAAATAGTATTATTTTTCATCACAGACTATAAGTGTAGCCGTTGTCCTTCCTCTGTTCCCTCgagtttgaatttttcttttgctacAGTTTAGATTTAGTTGAAAGTAAAGTATCACTtgtgtaaaataaaatattaattttcatcattttgaCAGTTTTTATTTAGGGTATGTATCATAGCATTAAATGGTGAAGATCCCAACCTTGCACGTAAGAAGTGGCCCAACACCAAAAACTATGGCTAATTTCTTCTTCAAAATAAGTACGAGTTTGGAAGATCCTGAGTTACATGCTTATGACATTCCGTACTTAATTAGTGTATATGATAATTAATTGTTAACATGGTTGTGAGAAATATTTCAAAAATTAAAGTTATAGAAAGAAAGGAAATGGTGGCTTCTTGGCTTTTTAAGTTGAGTGCAAAAGTGAACTTTTATTTTCCTTGgctttttaagtgttttttttaattatctgGTACCAAAGTATTTCAAAGGAAATGGTGGCTTCTTGTTACAACAACGACTACGATTCAACGAGGAGGGATCGATGGAGACAACAACAATCTTTACAGCAGGACTTGAGAAGGCCACAGAACTACCATGAGAGCAGAAGAACTTAATGCAGTGGTTGCCATAGAAAAGTCGAAAATCGGAGCTTCAACCCAAAATGTGGTGAAGCTATTGGGTTGCTGTTTAGAGACACCGGTGCCACTACTAGTTTATGAGTTCATCACCAGGGGAACTCTTTGATCATCTTCATAGCATAAAAAGCAAAGAATCATCGCTTTCCTGGGAGTTACGACTGAAGATCGCGGCAGAAACTGCCGGAGCACTGGCGTACTTGCACTACTCCACCTCCATGCCAATCATACACCAAGATGTGAATTGATTAGCAGAAAGTTACTCAGGCACACAAGAAATGAAATACATTCCAAACACAACATATTCAAAATCAGGCAGATTGACATTTCTTGGAAAACAAGTTTTAACACGAAAATGATGTCTACAATATATGAGATTTCAAAGTTACAAATCTCTGGAAAAGCAAGTAATTTACCAACTCAAtctaatttgtttattttcaaaAGTCACAAGAATCGCCTAGACCAAAATGCTCAACCTGTTCATTACAGCGAAATCATGATCACGTACCttgaaataaattttgaaatagAAATACAAGAGAAGCACACAACCTAATCAAATTGCGCTCTTTAACATAAAACCCTGCTCAAGGAGATGAGAAAACTAACATAACCGTTGTCGGACTTGAAGGTTGGAAAAATTGCTCCCACTTGAGCAGCAGGAGATCATCTTATCTGGGTAGGAGAACAGAGCAAACCAGATGCATCTGATCCAACCACTGAAAGATCACAAACAGTACAGAGCTTCCCTTCCTGGTCCGGAACAAACCGAGAACTGCAGTATGGGCATGACACATCCTTCTGTCCACGGTAAATAGGCACATATGTTGCCCCACAAACCACAAATGGGTTTCTGAAGTCATAGTTTAGCTGGGTTGCATCAGTCATGTTCTTTTCGGCAGCTTGCAGGATTTGTCTTGCAGTCTTTGCATGGTTTTCAATGGTGGGGTTGGTTTCCAAAAGTCGCCTGGCAAAGTTAGCTGCCGTGTTGAGATTACCAGCCTTATAGCAAACACTCATGGCATTTAGTAATGCAAGTCTCAAGTGAGGCATCTGAAGGTTGCAGTGGGTGAAGTAAGCCGCTAGCTCCTGTTGGCGAACCGGATCGCCTTTAAGTTCCTTCCTCTTAATCTCAATCTTCAAACCCAGAACATACTCCTTTACAATGATAATTAATTCTTTTACTTCATCAACCTCTCTCCTTGAATCAACTACGATCAGAGGAATAGTATGCAGAATACCAAGGAGAAGACGTAAAGCATCAGCAAATTTCCCTTGGGTTGTGGCCTTGTAACCCGCCTTAAGCTTCTCTTCTAGCTCTGAGAATTTAAATACAAGGGCAGGAGGACCCCTAACATTAGGTGTAGCTGATTCACTCCATCCCCTCTCAATGGCCACGGTGAGCACAGGAGCTGCCGAGAAGGCACGTAGATACGTATGACTGCCCATGTGTAAATCGAGAAATAATTGTCTCAAGGGATCAAAGTTCTTTACACCCAGCTGCCTGCTCAACAAACGCATTGCAATATCGAAATTCCCAGCAGCAGCATGTTCAGCAGCAAGAGATGATTTCTGGGACCAGATTTGGCTTACAGGCATACCCGGAGTTGGGGCAACAAACACAGAAGAACGGGCATTGCTCGCAGTTTTTGGAGTATCAATCTCAGGTGGAAGTTCAAGATCTTCAAGATCCCATCCTCCCTCCTCATTTTCCTCGTGTGCTTCCTCATCATCCAGCACTGCACTGATGTCTCCATTTGGAATATTGTCTACGTCAACAAGATCCAACTCCTCTCCCCAATCAGAATCTGCAGCCTCTTCATAATCTTCCTCAACATTCTTGCCCACATTATCAAGACCACCCTCAAATATTCCTCGCATGACCCTCAACAAGGGCCAATCTCCTCCGCAGATGATTGGCGTTGGTGGTAACAAAAGAGAAGGAGATTTCACCTTGGGTAAAACAGGAACATTATCTCCCAGTTCAGCCGCCAAACGTTCAGCGATATCATGGAGCCCATGAATTACAGCAGTGCTATAAGCAAGAGGTAAATGACCTGCATTCTCCAAGATCTTAACACGCTCTCTGATGTCACCCAAATACAAAGCATTGTGGAACTGGCCCATCACATCATTCTTGACTTCAGCAATTTTCAACATTTTGGACAATTTATCCAAGTTTCCAGTCACAAGATATAAGAATGATAGCCTCTCAAAATTCTTTGTCCTCTGATATGCATATTCTACAATGCCTGCATTACCCTGACGAAGAGCCTCCACTCCCAATCGATACCAGTGATCTTTCTCATCAATTTCCTTGGCAGAAGCAACAGCAATCTGGATGTTCCCGCTCCCTAGTGCCAAGTTGAAGCGAGTCCTCTCATCCTTCACAAAATGAAGGGCAACCTCAGGGAAACCTTTCTGCTGTAGATATGCAATCATGGCCTGGCCACAGAGCTCAGAACTCCTTATCATGCTCATAACCTGGTCATACCTCTTCTTCAGTAAGGATAACTTGAAAACATATTCTGTTGCATCAACAACAATGGCACAGTTCTTCCCATCTCGATCCAAGCAATGTATGGTGTTTCCATACACTTTTGTTATATATACGGGAACGTCGAGGGTCCTGATGATTCCACTATCCCCATTAGGAAGGCAGTATTTGATGTGGTTCAAGGTTGTATATATGAAGACGCCATTGTCATCCCAAGCTCCACTCTTTACACGAATTGTCTCATGGAGAGTGCACTGATGCACTAGCTTCTTATTTGCTATCACAATTGAATGTTTGCTCAGTAAAGCAATGCTCTCCATGTCATTTGACCAAACAATATACCTTACGAAAGGAGTTTGAAGCTCCCCTACAATAATTCTCTGCTGCAGGTCAAAAATAATGACTCTGTCCTCTGCCCTGCACAGCAAGTTTCCAGTTCCAGCATAAAATATTGCATCAGCAACAATAGGTAGGGCACTCTTCTTGACAATCtcatttttcagatttttaacTACAACTTGGTTGGAGCTCTTTTCAAGCACTGCAAACCTATTTCGAGCCACGAACACAGCTGGGCCTCCAATTCCTCTTTTTGCCTCCTGCGCAGTATCACCCCGACCAAAGCTATCTTTGGGTATAACGTATAGTTCATAAGACCCCCCTTCCATATCTGAACAAATCAAAACAGCATTTTCTGTAGGGCTGTAAGATAGTGTCTTTGCCCCTTGATTCAAGTTGGAAGAACCAGGCCTTCGAATAGGGATAACCTGAGTGTCTCTCTGGGTAGAGAACTCATAGAAGCGGAGAAAACGATCTTTAACATAGTATATTGAATCACCGCTAACAGAAAAGGCAGGACGCTCCCTCTCCAATTTAAAGACAATCATGCCACTATCATGGCCAGCAGCCAAGAGGTTCATTTCAGGATGTGCTGAAAGAATCCAGAATCTATCATGCTCCCTGCGAAATGTCTGAAGACCAGTCCGTTTTGTTGCATCCCAGACTCGGATACTTCTATCCTCTGAATTGGACACAATAATATCCTGCCTTGAATGGAATAGAACACAGGATACATTGTTCATGTGCCCCCTTAGAGTGTCCACTTCCCAAGCCTTTGTATCTGAAATCGGAAAGATTAACAGGTTACCATTTGGCAGTTCAACCAAACAGGATTCCGTAATTctatttcaatctttctaatacgAACACACTGCAAGAGTATTTAATTATGAATCTATATATGCATACCATTTCGCAAGAAATAAATAGTAcatttagtgggataaggctttgttgttgttgtatctcCAAAAGCAATTGTGTGGCTTTTTTCAGTGGTAATGATATTATTTGTGAAACTGGCCATCAATTAATTTTACAAAAGTTAGCATACCTAATTTCTAGAAGCTAATGAGGTGAAACTAAACCCTATAAAAATttcagtttcttttttttttttttcttttgggtgagGAGAAGGGGGAATGATATGTATAGATGTCTGGTATTTGACAGAATAATaatagaaaaaaatttaaatcacaATTCGGTTGCTATATCATGTGCTTGGTTGCTACAGAAAGGCAGATACCGAGTATGACGATAATAGACTAAAAGATCAGTCTTTAGGTATATATTTTCCCAACACATGTTGTGTTTGACATAACGACAACTGGATCTATTATCTAAAAAGAATATAATTAAACAATTAATTCGATTTAAATATTCCCAActatttaaatttaaagaaattttttttataacaaactGTCTTTCAATTATTCTCGTTtcttcttataaaaaaaaataataaaaaaataaaaaaagattttggTACATGAAAGCAAGAAGCAGATGCAGAAATATTTTTTCGTTTCTTGTTAAAAACCAATCTAAGAGAGGTGCATagttaaaaattgtttatttcACATGAAAACtgaaatagaagaaaaaagaCATACCATTCATCCGCCAAAGTTTCACTTGTCGATCGTCTGCTCCAGAGACGATTAGAGGGAGTGTAGGATGAAATGATGCCCAATTCACACCCCGATCATGACCTTCCAAAACATATTTTACAACAGCATCAACTCCACCAAAGAAATCTGCATTCATCTGACTCAAGCGCAGGATGTCATCTGCTGGGGCAACCGTCTTTTTCCTAAGGGCACCAATATCCCAAACACGAACAGTTTGATCCAATGATGCTGAGACAACAAGATCCTCCTTTGGATGGAATAAGGCACACATGACGTAGTGGTTGTGTCCAGTAAGCACAGAAATACAAGTTCGGGACTGCCAATTCCATATTCTGATCGTCTGGTCATCACTTGCACTGACAATCCAAGGGTACTCATGATGGCATTGAACAGTTCGGATGTAATCAAGGTGTCCAAGAAGTGTAAACAAACACCTATGCAACTTGTAATTCCACACCTTGATCTTGTAATCATCCCCTGCCATTTAAGCATAAACAATCAATTACTTCTCTCTAGACTCTCTTCCAAATCGGCAGTGCCATCATAATAAGTAATAACTTAAGACTTCACAAACAAGTACATGCTTCTCAGGTTGATAGAGTAAGGAAAAACAGAGGTACTGATTTTCAGATTAAGAATATAAGAGTAAATAGTTCAGATCTGATTCATTCTACATGGCATCAAGAAGAACCTAATGAACTACACTACCATTCTAACGGATGCATCGGGCGAGGTACAGCAAGATGACCATACATTACACAATGTGACAAAATAACACGGCAGTATAAACTACATTATTCCCATTTCATATCGAATCTATAACATTAAGTGCCTGAAATTTGCAGATTTCTACACATAGCGAACGAACAGACAAAAATAAGATTGAATTGTGATGTTATACCTCCGGAGACGAAAAGCGGCTGAGAGGAGTGGAAATGGACGCCACGCACAGGGCCATCATGCTCGTCAAAACGGTCGATGAGAGTGCCCATTCGGTAATCCCAGAGCTGGATCACACCGCTGTGGAGACTGGCCAAGATCCATGGCCGCTTGGGGTGAAAGCTCAGCCCTTTCACCCGATTACTCTTGGTCTCGAATTTCGTCAGCATCTCGAATCCCAATCGAAACGCCCctaattgaaatcaaagatcAAACAAACAAGCACAATCTAATTGATTTAAACTCAATTCAAGAATACAAATCACCCCACAGATTTCCCCAATTTACAATGCTTTCGATCCAACTATCCATTTTTTTACTAATCAATTTTCTCAGCAGCCAATCAGGATGTGAAAGTACAGAGAGAGAAAGCGAACATACCTCAGATCTGGGAATGCGGATTCTTGATTAGCAAACCAGAGATACGATACGGTGGATTGGATTAGCAAATCGTCCAATGATCCACACaaattttctcggaaaccaaTCAGCAGGCGTAAGAAAttcaggaagagagagagagagagagagagagagagagagagagagattcagaTCTGGGAATTCAGATGTGAAATTATTCAAAGGCCGGTGACATCGAAATGCAATGCGTAGATAGacaggtagagagagagagagagagagagagagagagaggtcacTAGCAGCAGCAGTGAGTGACCTTGTCGCAGATCTGTTTTCGTTTTGGAATTCAAGCAAAGGCTTTTTTAtttccttctttttattttttagaaattttaacgaaaagtttatggtactgtttatttaacaaaaaattatatttttccattaaaaagtcaatcttaataatatttattttaccatttatttttttcttattgttaaaattcaaaattttcaaataattttcattagttttattttatttctttcgtTCTCCCCGTTGTTTCCTGTTTAcgttttaatttttactttaatttatatatatatatatatattggacaAGGTGACCAATGGTCACGTTTAATTCCTTTTGATACTGATTTTTAGGGGtttattatttcattttatgGGGGCAAATGatctacaaaaattggaatctctCTAAAAAGAAACTACTTTGAATTGAATCTTCCTTCAACTCTTAGAGCAAATCAAGGAACTTGTAATTCAAACGGTTCAAAGTGTTTAGTCATGTATATGAGATGTTCGAATTCCTCCTATCAAGACGGTTGAAGCAAGGCATAATATTGTGTCGTTTCAATtgtttttttcacccaaagtcTTCCTAGAGTTAAAAAGAAACCAATATGATTAATTGGAAATGGTATGTGAAACATTTTGTCCGCACTTTGTTGATATATGGAGTTTTACAATATGGGATGTGTTTCTTTCAAGTTAAAAATGTGCTTATTAATTTAGAAGTTGTTTGTTTTCACGTTTTCGAAATTTAAAAACTGAAATCTTGTTTCATAGctactttcaattttcaaaaacgAAGACTAAAACAAACAGgtaaaaaaacccaaatttaaaaactaaaaactgatAACGAAATAGTTATTCAAACAACCCATTAATGATCGACAATGAATCTAGACCATGACTAATTAGTTAAGGGTTCGATTTCCTCCAACTAACGAAAAAGAAAAGCGTTATAAACATTGAGCATCACGTCAACAGCAACAAGCCTTGTAAAACATTATTCCATTTATCAGAAGTCTCAATACCATTTATTGCAAATTTGGAACAAAAGAAAGGGAATGGcttcaaaaggaagaaaagataATTCATTTGTTTTACATTACCAACCTACAACAAAGTTCAATGTTatatccccatttttttgtCCCCCCTCATTCCACCCACCAGTTTTCCTCTGTATGGTACAACAATCAAATTCCACCATTGTAGAGTTTCGAATGCTAGCTGGTACGTGTTTCCGAAAAAGGGCAATTTACCTGAAGGCGAGAACAAATTTGGCAAATGGTCTCCTGCCGAAATTGCCTTACGTTAGGACCTGCCTGGCTTCGATATCCTTAAGTCTAAGGGTTACAGCTCTCTTGTGAGCCTCTAGTCCCTCAACTTCGGCCATGGTTGCCACGTATGGGCCGAGCTTTAGCAAACCTTCCTCTGTCAAAGATTGCACTGTCATGTACTTGAGAAATGAGTCCAAAGACACACCACCATACATCCTCGCATAACCATACGTTGGAAGGACGTGGTTCGTCCCACTCGCATAATCTCCCACACTTTCCGGTGTCCACTGCCCTAAAAATACAGAACCTGCAAGCGAAAGATATCAAAGTTCAGATATCTAGTTAGTTTATATCGGccagaaacaaaatcataaTTTTATAGTGGCGAGGGTGAAGCTAGTGAGTTTCATCTGTACAACTACAAGTACAAATGAGTGATCAGTAATCACTCACATAGACCAACGCTTGGAACCATCGGAAAATGGCAGCAAAGATCAGCATTGTGATACACAATTGAAAGACAAAAAGGAGGACAACTGTCAAGTAACAGGATAAGAGAACTATACCTGCATTTTCAATGAAACTCTCCCACTTTTCTGCATCCTGGACATTGATGATCAGATGCTCGGGTGCATACAAGTTTGAAAACGAGACTGCCTGAGACAGCCATCATCATGTCTAAATTCAGGATCACGCAGAACGTCTCAAACAACATGCAGGTAAACAAAAATGTTGCTTTGTAGACATGCAGATACAAAAATAGTTGTCATTTTTGTTTTACAAGAAGCGATAGCGAACAAAATAGTTGTCATAAAAATACTAAAAAGAAACACTTTTAATCAAATGCACCAATTGAGATAATAAAATATGGACAAATAATGAGGACCTTTAATGTTAAGAGCGAAATAAACTGAACCAATAGACAGCAACAGTGCAATTCTAATTGTCCATGGAAAGGAAATGCTGAAACAAAAATTGCACTTTTGGACACCATTCCACAAATCACATAAAATTCAGCTCCGGTGACTAATATAAAGAGGCAACTTAAGGACTTAACCCTAGGCCGTTACTTCTCCTTTCACTGCCAAGATTAATGTGCGAGTGTATAAATCCTAGATCTAACAACCCAAGGTTACTTTCTTAAGTTGCCACATTACTAACTCCTTACTAGAGCAAGACTGTATCTAATTAGAAAGCAAGACTGTATCTAATTAGAAAGCAAGACTGTATCCATACTATGATATTTTTGTTCAGTTCTGTAGACACTGCAACCTCTCCAAGGTAGTTTAACATTTGATGACATGAATTGTATGCTACAAATACCCTGACACTAATCACTATACCGATTTCCACATGTGATTCCAATGATGTACATAAAGGGCCTTCCTAAATTTGGTGATAGGCATATCATGTCAGGATGCAAGGACAAACCTCAACCATATCCCGAGCGAACACTGTGAAACTGTGGCTCAGTGCTTTTGAAGCAAACGCTCCCCTTGGTAGGCTTTGGCACTGTTTGCTGATTTCCTCTTCTATAGCTTTAACATCCACACCATCCCCAGCAATTACAAGAACAACTTGGCTATCAGGACCGTGCTCAGCCTGAAATTGCATTAGTTACTTATGCATCCCGCGGGCCACAAACATTCCCAAATACTATATCAAGCATCTAGATTTCACATAATGCACTAAAAGCTCTGCAACAAATAACATCCAGCTTGAAGCCACTTCAGTAGACTAAAGTTGAATCAAAGCCTCAATCTTTAAAACTGTAAGGGTGTAAATTGTATTAAGTTAAAATATCCAGTATGATTATGTAGCAAGTTGCAACTAATCTCTAGTTCTCTTATGAAATGTTAAATTATGAAAGTGATCAATCGCAAACAAACAGAAGCATTGCAGAAAAACGAagcacctgagaaagcaaatcAGCAGCTATATGAACAGGACTGGCATGTTTGTCAGCAATGACCAAAACTTCTGAAGGGCCCGCAGGCATGTCAATTGAAACCATGGCTTCGCTGTTCTGTTAACAAAATCAGAAAGGGAAGTGGGGCAGCCAAATCAAGATGGTAAATGCAACGAATCTCCCTTAACTCCAATGTTTCAGCTTCACTAGAAGTTATGCAAAGAACTTGTAACTGTAAGTATATGTACCTGGAGAATCATTTTTGCAGCAGTGACATATTGATTTCCAGGGCCAAATATTTTTTCAACCTGAAAATtgtttgtaaacaaaatttagaTAAAGAAGAGCAAAATATTAcagtttttgagaaaaattgaGAAGATAAGTGAAATTTCTAAAAAAAACATTGCAACATAATAGCTAAGCTAACTTCAGTCCTCCGCTTATTCTTATAATAGTTGATCCTCTATTTTTtcaaaagaaatcaaattcAGAATATATGAGCTAATAATTTGTTAACAAATATAAGGCATAGTACAAATATCTGGACAAGTTCCGAACAACACAATAACAAGGTAAAAACTAACACCTTTGGGCAAGATTGCGTACCCCAAGCCATAGCAGATATTGCCTGTAACACACAAGAATGGTCAGATTACTGTATGCGATAAAATATATAAGTAGGTTTTCAGTGTTTACAGACCTGAGCGCCACCAGCTTTAAGGATGTGAGTCACACCAGCCTTCTTAGCACAATATAGTACTTCCTGAGGGGCAAACCATAAATGATCAGCTCTCGTTTTGGAACCCTCTCATTCCTCCAAAGTAAAGAATCACCTTGCATATACCTTGCATATGGTGCCATCCTGACTTGGGGGAGTTGCAAGAACAACAGTTTTACACCCAGCAATCTGTGCTGGCTGGCATACATGATAAACCATATGTCCATCAAATCTTTATGACTTGATTGAGAACCATGATAAAGATCAAAGGATGATACACGACCAAAAGCAACTTTTGCAATGAAAATGATAAACTTACAACAGAAAGCATCAGAGCTGTTGAAGGTAAAACTGCAGTTCCTCCTGGAACATAAACACCCACAGAACCGATGCTTCTTGCCACCCGTTTACATTTGACACCCTGAATGGTTAAAGATGCTTAAAGACTCTGGGTATATAGAAAAAAGCAAGCTGCAATATGGACTTACCTTCATGTTCTCGACACTTTTCTCAGCTGATTTCTGAGCAAAATGAAATGCAAATATATTGTCATATGCCACGTCAAATGCTTCTTTAACAACTGCATCAAGCTGCATaagaaaaatatcataattCAATACATAAAATGAACATCTTGTATCCAGAAAATATGTCTACATAGAGATACCTCAGGATCTGGAAGCTCGGATACTTCTACAACTATATTATCCAGTACAACTTTGTCAAACTTTGCAGTATAACTGTGCGtgagagaaaaataaataaagcatattaaaacaacaacaaaatcattAGTAAAATTGCTGAGTAGAAAGGCCTGTTAATAAATATAAAGTCATAATAAAtcaataaaatgataaaaagggATTAATGAAGTACATACTCCTTAACCGCAGCATCGCCTCTTGTACGAACCTCATCAACTATAGGGTTGACCTGACCAAGAATAGCTACTACATTTTTTGAGTTCATGTATGAATACAaccgaaaaaagaaaaattgtcaaGTTCTTAAAGAACAGTCAGGATTTGGGAACAAAAGAAAGGCTCACCGTGctgaaaattgaagaaaaatctaTTCGAGGACGAGCTTTTAGGCTTTCAACCTCGGGTGGGGATAGTTCAGATAACCTGTAAGACTTCATTGAGCAAGTTATCCCCTTACAAGCAAACCCTGAGCAAAGAGTCCCACTTTAGTAAATCCAGAAACAAATTAGTAATTCCTCTTAACTATATAAATTTCTTACATTTCGCACACTTTATTTGCACATATGCACATAAACGGTTCAAACGAAACAAATTTAAACTCTTTAGTTTTTACACCACTGAATAACTTTATATAGGATTCGTATTTATCAATCCAACTTTCAAAAATTCTCTAATCATGCACAACAATTTTACCAAATTTCGAGTCAACTCAATACCAACAAGCACTATACTAACTCAAATACAATGCAGATGGAAAAGTTACAGAAATTGAAACTCGATCAAGAAGGGCCAATCTCTAGTACAAAAATGTTTAAGAAAAATACCTACTTTGATACAGACAGAACTCTCAGAGATACCGAATTGGCTcgaaattcaacacacatggtgAAAATAACCACAGAATTACATTCAATCCAATGTGAGTAAAAACGTCAATCCTTCACTTGAGTATAATTtgacaccaaaatcaaaatcgcGAACTTCAATTCAGTGAAAGAAACCGAGCAATGATGGATTCATACCTCGTCGGAGAAAAAGATTTCGGGTTTTCGGGGCGGCAATGAGCGGATGAAATTGTCGTTTGATGAaacagctgctgctgctgctgatgcTGCGATTAAAACACAGAATCTGACTGTCCATCGTCACCGCCTTCAATCAGACCAgctaaataaatacataaatgtaaagggaaaagaaaattttatcttaattttcTGTTTGGCTGGCGAGAAAATgtgaagaaaggaaaagaaaattggcAGTTTTGAAATTACGCACATGGTGGCAGAGGGAGGGAGGAGAAGTTGAAGATTTACCTGCAAAGTGGACAATAAGCGCGCGCGACGGCGGTGGCTGACTGACTCTGAGCGTATGGGCAGCCACTGGTTCTACTA carries:
- the LOC103429640 gene encoding coatomer subunit alpha-1-like encodes the protein MLTKFETKSNRVKGLSFHPKRPWILASLHSGVIQLWDYRMGTLIDRFDEHDGPVRGVHFHSSQPLFVSGGDDYKIKVWNYKLHRCLFTLLGHLDYIRTVQCHHEYPWIVSASDDQTIRIWNWQSRTCISVLTGHNHYVMCALFHPKEDLVVSASLDQTVRVWDIGALRKKTVAPADDILRLSQMNADFFGGVDAVVKYVLEGHDRGVNWASFHPTLPLIVSGADDRQVKLWRMNDTKAWEVDTLRGHMNNVSCVLFHSRQDIIVSNSEDRSIRVWDATKRTGLQTFRREHDRFWILSAHPEMNLLAAGHDSGMIVFKLERERPAFSVSGDSIYYVKDRFLRFYEFSTQRDTQVIPIRRPGSSNLNQGAKTLSYSPTENAVLICSDMEGGSYELYVIPKDSFGRGDTAQEAKRGIGGPAVFVARNRFAVLEKSSNQVVVKNLKNEIVKKSALPIVADAIFYAGTGNLLCRAEDRVIIFDLQQRIIVGELQTPFVRYIVWSNDMESIALLSKHSIVIANKKLVHQCTLHETIRVKSGAWDDNGVFIYTTLNHIKYCLPNGDSGIIRTLDVPVYITKVYGNTIHCLDRDGKNCAIVVDATEYVFKLSLLKKRYDQVMSMIRSSELCGQAMIAYLQQKGFPEVALHFVKDERTRFNLALGSGNIQIAVASAKEIDEKDHWYRLGVEALRQGNAGIVEYAYQRTKNFERLSFLYLVTGNLDKLSKMLKIAEVKNDVMGQFHNALYLGDIRERVKILENAGHLPLAYSTAVIHGLHDIAERLAAELGDNVPVLPKVKSPSLLLPPTPIICGGDWPLLRVMRGIFEGGLDNVGKNVEEDYEEAADSDWGEELDLVDVDNIPNGDISAVLDDEEAHEENEEGGWDLEDLELPPEIDTPKTASNARSSVFVAPTPGMPVSQIWSQKSSLAAEHAAAGNFDIAMRLLSRQLGVKNFDPLRQLFLDLHMGSHTYLRAFSAAPVLTVAIERGWSESATPNVRGPPALVFKFSELEEKLKAGYKATTQGKFADALRLLLGILHTIPLIVVDSRREVDEVKELIIIVKEYVLGLKIEIKRKELKGDPVRQQELAAYFTHCNLQMPHLRLALLNAMSVCYKAGNLNTAANFARRLLETNPTIENHAKTARQILQAAEKNMTDATQLNYDFRNPFVVCGATYVPIYRGQKDVSCPYCSSRFVPDQEGKLCTVCDLSVVGSDASGLLCSPTQIR
- the LOC103446103 gene encoding histidinol dehydrogenase, chloroplastic-like; its protein translation is MDSQILCFNRSISSSSSCFIKRQFHPLIAAPKTRNLFLRRGFACKGITCSMKSYRLSELSPPEVESLKARPRIDFSSIFSTVNPIVDEVRTRGDAAVKDYTAKFDKVVLDNIVVEVSELPDPELDAVVKEAFDVAYDNIFAFHFAQKSAEKSVENMKGVKCKRVARSIGSVGVYVPGGTAVLPSTALMLSVPAQIAGCKTVVLATPPSQDGTICKEVLYCAKKAGVTHILKAGGAQAISAMAWGTQSCPKVEKIFGPGNQYVTAAKMILQNSEAMVSIDMPAGPSEVLVIADKHASPVHIAADLLSQAEHGPDSQVVLVIAGDGVDVKAIEEEISKQCQSLPRGAFASKALSHSFTVFARDMVEAVSFSNLYAPEHLIINVQDAEKWESFIENAGSVFLGQWTPESVGDYASGTNHVLPTYGYARMYGGVSLDSFLKYMTVQSLTEEGLLKLGPYVATMAEVEGLEAHKRAVTLRLKDIEARQVLT